The genomic segment CAATTGTAGCCATAGACATACTATTTTTTAAAACACCATCTATATAAACCTTTAGCAAGCCATCTCTATCGAATGTAGCACTAACTGTATGCCATTGGTTGTCTGTAATTTCACCAGCTTCCACATCAATTCTATTAGTACCATCACCAACATTAACTTTAAAACTATTTGTATTGGGTTTGAATGAGAAAATGTATCCTGGCTGTACTCCACTACTCCAGTTTTTTTTAGCGAGAACACTAACGTCTTGTGGAGATTTGGAACGAATTCTACATTCTATTGAAAAGTCTTGATTTTCTCCGAAATTAAAATTATCATTATTCGAAATTTTCACTACTGTGTTATCAAATTTTAGCTCATACTTACTATTTAAACAATTGCTAACAGGTGGAATAGTTACCTGAGAAGTTGTTTTTTTTATTTCTTTGTTTGGAATATTATCTCCACTTGCTATAACAAATATGGTTCTTTCTTCTTCGGACGGACCTCCATGATCAGTTCCCAAACCACCATGATCGGTGCTAACCAAAATAAGCCAATTCTCATTATTATAGGTTTTACGAGCCTTTAAAGCATCTAACATTCCTCCTATTTGTGTATCAACTGTTTCAATAGCATTTATGTAGTTGGGGTTTTGGGGACTGAACCCAGTTCTATGACCTGTAATATCTACATCAGAAAGCTGCACAAATAATGCAGTAGGGTTATTATTTAGCAACTCATTAGCTACTTTGTTTTTAACATCTGCATCTGAGTTAGCGTTAGTAAACACATCTGCCGCTAATGAAGCCATATTGTCATTTATAGGGTTCCATTCTACAATAGAAACCGTTCTACTTTTAGGACTTGCTTCTTTAATATATTTAAAAAAATGCGGATATTTAGAAAACTGAGCACCT from the Polaribacter cellanae genome contains:
- a CDS encoding alkaline phosphatase family protein, encoding MTFKFDKFCLSIILLFPLLFNGFSISSQEKESLPTNKIVNKVLIIGIDGCRPDAMMEAKTPNLDALMENGTYSLDARCLYTTSSGPGWTSMLSGVWQNKHGVVNNTYEGAQFSKYPHFFKYIKEASPKSRTVSIVEWNPINDNMASLAADVFTNANSDADVKNKVANELLNNNPTALFVQLSDVDITGHRTGFSPQNPNYINAIETVDTQIGGMLDALKARKTYNNENWLILVSTDHGGLGTDHGGPSEEERTIFVIASGDNIPNKEIKKTTSQVTIPPVSNCLNSKYELKFDNTVVKISNNDNFNFGENQDFSIECRIRSKSPQDVSVLAKKNWSSGVQPGYIFSFKPNTNSFKVNVGDGTNRIDVEAGEITDNQWHTVSATFDRDGLLKVYIDGVLKNSMSMATIGNINNNLPFTMGADGNLNNYYNGYLSEVRVFRSILSDTDINNWKCKVLDSSHSKYAYLLGYWKLTKGTGTTLNDFSCNKHIGIITNGVWNNARTSTVETVSNFNNTPRTVDVAVTALNHLCVPIKSSWNLEGKSIISTNCSNN